The bacterium DNA segment GTCCCCGGCATCGTCGACGTCGAACTCACCGCGGCACCGGCCCGCCTCCGCCTCGTGCGCGGCGGACCGCTCGTCGACGTGTACGCGTACAACGGCATGGTGCCGGGACCCACACTCGACGTGCACGAGGGAGACAGCGTCGTCGTCCACTTCCACAACAAGCTGCCCGAAGTCACCACGGTCCACTGGCACGGTCTCCACCTTCCTGCGATTGATGACGGGAGCGCTCTCTTCCCTGTGCCACCCGGTTCGACGTACGTGTACACATTCCGAATCCCGGCGGGATACGCAGGGACCTACTGGTACCACCCGCACCCCGATGCCCGGTCGTCGTACCAGGTGACAAAGGGGCTCTTCGGCGCAATGCTCGTCCGCGCGCGCGACGATCCGCTTGCGGCGCTCGGCATCCCCGACAAGGTGCTCATCCTCTCCGACAATCGTTTCGACGCACACGGTGCGATCTCATTTCCCGACTCTGAATCCCTCCAGGCGGACGTCGACCTCGAAAACGGTCGCGAAGGAAACGTCCTCATGGTGAATGGGCAGGTGATGCCCACCATCCAGATCCCTCCGGGCGGCATGCAGCGTTGGCGGATCATCGACGCCTCGGCCTCACGCGTGTATCGGTTGTCGGTGCCGGGAGCGCAACTCATCCACGTGGGAAGCGACGGGGGCCTGTTCGCGCACGCGCTGCCGGTGCACGACGTCATGGTCGCCAACAGCGAACGCGTCGAGGTCTTGGTGCAGGGCGGATCGACGCCCGGCGAGCGCATGCAGCTCGTTGATCTTCCTTACGATCGCTACATGCCGCAGACGCGACCCGCCAACTGGGACAGCACGCGGTCATTGCTTTCGCTCGTCGTCAGCCACGCGCCGGCGGCGCCACCGATTCGAGTCCCGACCCTCCTTCGCGATGTGCCTCCGCTCGATACGACGCACGTTGCGGAGCACCGCGTACTCGTGATGTCGCAGGGGCTGATTGACGGAAAAAAGATGGACGCGAATCGCGTCGACCTGTACGGTCGCCTCGGGACCACGGAGATCTGGGAGATTCAGAACGTGGTCGGCATGGACCATCCCTTCCATCTCCACGGATTCCGATTTCAGGTGCTCGACCGGGACGGTGTGCCGGAGCCGTTTCCGAGTTGGAAGGACGTGGTGAATGTGCCCGGGCACTCCTCGGTGCGGATCGTCGTGCACTTCGATGATTTCCCCGGCAAGTGGATGTACCACTGCCATATCCTCGACCACGAAGATGAAGGGATGATGGGCATTCTCGAACTCAAATAGGGAGGCCGGCCATGCTGCGCGCGCGAATCTCGTCTCGCTGGATCGTAGGTCTGGTGCCGCTGTCCGCCGCGCTGCTGCTCCTCGGAGCGCGCACGACCAAGCCTAGTCGCGCCACCGCACCGTCGCGCGCAGACACGTCGAGCGCGCAGCTCATCGCGCGCGGACGGTACCAGGTGCTCTCGCATGGTTGCGGCGGGTGCCATGGCGGATTGGATGATCCGTCGTCGCACGGGTGGCTGGCGGGAGTGGAGACCGATGATCAGGTGTTCGAAGTCGGGGCGTGCACGCCCCTGCATCCCGATGCCAAACCCTGCTTCAAGACGTATCCCCGCAACCTCACGCCCGATAACGAGACCGGACTGGGGCGCTTTACGGAGCGGCAGATCTTCAACGCGCTCCGCTACGGTCTTCGACCCGAGGAGACGCCGGATGTGGAGATAACGTCGACGACACCAGGGCAGGGCAACTTCCCGATGCACCCGCGGTATCTGGCGCCGCCCATGCCGTGGCCGGACTGGCGCCACATGGACGATAGCGAGCTCTGGGCGATTGCCGCATATCTCAAACGCGCCGTAAAACCCGTGCACAACCGCGTGCCGGAGAGCGAAGGGCCGCCGGACTTCTGGGCCAGCACGTACACGAAGCTGGCTGGCCCGTATCCGGCCAAACCGTTCCCCACCGAGAACGAACGAGCGCCGGATTCGAGCGGAAGCGACAAATAGTGCAGCGGGCGGGGGAGTGACGCTCACCGGACGCTTCCGTTAGGCGGCAAGTCGAGGCGCGGACGGCTCGGTTAGGCTTCGAAATTCTACGTGACGGGTGGCAGATTCCGGAGCATTCGCGCACCGGCTTATATCCGGTGAAATCTCG contains these protein-coding regions:
- a CDS encoding multicopper oxidase family protein; this translates as VPGIVDVELTAAPARLRLVRGGPLVDVYAYNGMVPGPTLDVHEGDSVVVHFHNKLPEVTTVHWHGLHLPAIDDGSALFPVPPGSTYVYTFRIPAGYAGTYWYHPHPDARSSYQVTKGLFGAMLVRARDDPLAALGIPDKVLILSDNRFDAHGAISFPDSESLQADVDLENGREGNVLMVNGQVMPTIQIPPGGMQRWRIIDASASRVYRLSVPGAQLIHVGSDGGLFAHALPVHDVMVANSERVEVLVQGGSTPGERMQLVDLPYDRYMPQTRPANWDSTRSLLSLVVSHAPAAPPIRVPTLLRDVPPLDTTHVAEHRVLVMSQGLIDGKKMDANRVDLYGRLGTTEIWEIQNVVGMDHPFHLHGFRFQVLDRDGVPEPFPSWKDVVNVPGHSSVRIVVHFDDFPGKWMYHCHILDHEDEGMMGILELK